A window of the Carassius carassius chromosome 36, fCarCar2.1, whole genome shotgun sequence genome harbors these coding sequences:
- the LOC132116971 gene encoding 1-acyl-sn-glycerol-3-phosphate acyltransferase alpha-like, translating to MDAVWMLAALLVLPLLLWTSSTFVFYFKKCFYVAYMMLLAVIAIPICILKSGGRDIENMRVIRFIVRHVKYFLGLRYQVSGWEHLQTDGPYVIISNHQSSLDVLGVMEILPDRCTMIAKKELIWAGTVGMICWLGGIVFINRQKTSDAKNVMSDAAKTMLADKIRLWVFPEGTRNQNGGLLPFKKGAFHLAIQAQVPIIPIVFSSYNNFYLRKEKEFKSGSITLKILPKIETKGLTADDVTMLSEQSFGIMRSSFLEISGKTVQSNGPSSH from the exons ATGGATGCCGTGTGGATGCTGGCTGCGCTGCTGGTGCTCCCGCTCCTGTTATGGACTAGCAGCACATtcgttttctatttcaaaaagtGCTTCTATGTGGCATACATGATGCTGCTGGCCGTTATCGCCATACCGATTTGTATTCTGAAAAGCGGCGGCAGGGACATTGAGAACATGAG GGTCATCCGGTTCATAGTTCGCCATGTGAAGTACTTCCTGGGTCTGCGCTATCAGGTCAGCGGTTGGGAACATCTACAGACAGACGGACCCTACGTCATCATCTCCAACCACCAATCATCACTCGACGTGCTAG GCGTGATGGAGATCCTGCCGGATCGCTGCACGATGATCGCCAAGAAGGAGCTGATATGGGCCGGGACGGTGGGCATGATTTGCTGGCTGGGAGGAATCGTCTTCATCAACCGCCAAAAGACCAGCGACGCCAAGAACGTCATGAGTGACGCCGCTAAAACCATGTTGGCCGACAAG ATCCGATTGTGGGTGTTTCCAGAAGGCACACGAAATCAGAACGGCGGGCTTTTGCCCTTTAAAAAGGGAGCATTTCATCTGGCCATTCAAGCACAG GTTCCCATCATACCCATCGTCTTCTCTTCCTACAATAACTTCTACCTACGAAAAGAGAAAGAGTTCAAATCag GGAGCATCACTCTGAAAATCCTTCCAAAGATCGAGACGAAGGGACTGACGGCAGACGATGTGACGATGCTCTCCGAGCAATCCTTTGGCATCATGCGTTCATCCTTCCTGGAGATCTCCGGTAAAACGGTGCAGAGCAACGGTCCATCCTCCCATTGA